One Helianthus annuus cultivar XRQ/B chromosome 7, HanXRQr2.0-SUNRISE, whole genome shotgun sequence genomic region harbors:
- the LOC110868759 gene encoding agamous-like MADS-box protein MADS2 isoform X1, translating to MGRGRVELKRIENKINRQVTFAKRRNGLLKKAYELSVLCDAEVALIIFSNRGKLYEFCSTSNMLKMLERYHNCTYGSMEIDKSTINAEQNSYKEYMKLKAKYESLQQYQRQIFGEDLGPLSLKELEQLERQLDSTLRQIRSIRTQSMLDRLSELQNKEKMWIEANKDLQNKQLEEIYAENQAGPSWTAALEHGCSYEQQHHHHHHNHHPQSQGFFQPLDCNPNLQIGYNTVVSSQLTATTNGQNLSGLVPGWML from the exons ATGGGTAGAGGAAGAGTGGAGTTGAAGAGGATAGAGAACAAGATAAATAGGCAGGTGACTTTTGCTAAAAGAAGAAATGGGCTGTTGAAGAAAGCTTATGAACTCTCTGTTCTTTGTGATGCTGAAGTTGCTCTCATCATCTTCTCTAACCGTGGCAAACTCTATGAGTTTTGTAGCACTTCCAA CATGCTCAAGATGCTTGAAAGATACCATAACTGCACTTATGGATCAATGGAAATCGACAAATCAACCATCAACGCCGAG CAAAACAGCTACAAGGAGTACATGAAACTAAAAGCGAAATACGAGTCTCTACAACAGTACCAAAG GCAAATTTTCGGGGAGGATCTTGGCCCGTTAAGTCTTAAGGAACTTGAGCAACTAGAGCGACAACTAGACTCTACTTTGAGGCAAATTCGGTCCATAAGG ACACAATCAATGTTGGATAGGCTTTCTGAACTTCAAAATAAG GAAAAGATGTGGATTGAAGCTAACAAAGATTTGCAGAATAAG CAGCTGGAAGAAATTTATGCAGAAAATCAAGCAGGACCATCATGGACAGCTGCACTTGAACATGGATGTTCATATGaacaacaacatcatcatcatcatcataaccaTCATCCTCAATCTCAGGGTTTTTTCCAGCCTTTGGATTGCAACCCCAATTTGCAAATCGG GTATAACACAGTTGTTTCAAGCCAGTTAACAGCTACAACAAATGGGCAGAATTTGAGTGGATTAGTGCCTGGATGGATGCTTTGA
- the LOC110868759 gene encoding agamous-like MADS-box protein MADS2 isoform X2: MGRGRVELKRIENKINRQVTFAKRRNGLLKKAYELSVLCDAEVALIIFSNRGKLYEFCSTSNMLKMLERYHNCTYGSMEIDKSTINAEQNSYKEYMKLKAKYESLQQYQRQIFGEDLGPLSLKELEQLERQLDSTLRQIRSIRTQSMLDRLSELQNKEKMWIEANKDLQNKLEEIYAENQAGPSWTAALEHGCSYEQQHHHHHHNHHPQSQGFFQPLDCNPNLQIGYNTVVSSQLTATTNGQNLSGLVPGWML, from the exons ATGGGTAGAGGAAGAGTGGAGTTGAAGAGGATAGAGAACAAGATAAATAGGCAGGTGACTTTTGCTAAAAGAAGAAATGGGCTGTTGAAGAAAGCTTATGAACTCTCTGTTCTTTGTGATGCTGAAGTTGCTCTCATCATCTTCTCTAACCGTGGCAAACTCTATGAGTTTTGTAGCACTTCCAA CATGCTCAAGATGCTTGAAAGATACCATAACTGCACTTATGGATCAATGGAAATCGACAAATCAACCATCAACGCCGAG CAAAACAGCTACAAGGAGTACATGAAACTAAAAGCGAAATACGAGTCTCTACAACAGTACCAAAG GCAAATTTTCGGGGAGGATCTTGGCCCGTTAAGTCTTAAGGAACTTGAGCAACTAGAGCGACAACTAGACTCTACTTTGAGGCAAATTCGGTCCATAAGG ACACAATCAATGTTGGATAGGCTTTCTGAACTTCAAAATAAG GAAAAGATGTGGATTGAAGCTAACAAAGATTTGCAGAATAAG CTGGAAGAAATTTATGCAGAAAATCAAGCAGGACCATCATGGACAGCTGCACTTGAACATGGATGTTCATATGaacaacaacatcatcatcatcatcataaccaTCATCCTCAATCTCAGGGTTTTTTCCAGCCTTTGGATTGCAACCCCAATTTGCAAATCGG GTATAACACAGTTGTTTCAAGCCAGTTAACAGCTACAACAAATGGGCAGAATTTGAGTGGATTAGTGCCTGGATGGATGCTTTGA